A single genomic interval of Malania oleifera isolate guangnan ecotype guangnan chromosome 13, ASM2987363v1, whole genome shotgun sequence harbors:
- the LOC131146013 gene encoding mitogen-activated protein kinase 9, with protein sequence MGSGALVDGVRRWFQRRTSIPTSLDSTSTAPVNTCIRGGDAFLTEIHAQPPPSLSAQQQRQQQEEELTIVEDLDISGLKLIKVSKRTTSRFIFMDPHKKSTLETEFFTEYGEASRYQVQEVIGKGSYGVVGSAVDTHTGEKVAIKKINDVFEHVSDATRILREIKLLRLLRHPDIVEIKHIMLPPSRREFKDIYVVFELMESDLHQVIKANDDLTPEHYQFFLYQLLRGLKYIHTANVFHRDLKPKNILANADCKLKICDFGLARVSFNDAPSAIFWTDYVATRWYRAPELCGSFFSKYTPAIDTWSIGCIFAEMLTGKPLFPGKNVVHQLDLMTDLLGTPSPESIARIRNEKARRYLSSMRKKPPVPFSQKFPNTDPLALRLLERLLAFDPKDRPSAEEALADPYFHGLSNVDREPSTQPISKLEFEFERRKLAKDDVRELIYREILEYHPQMLQEYIHGADQTSFMYPSGVDRFKRQFAHLEEHYGKGERSTPLQRQHASLPRERVCAPKDETADQNDDLAALARTALQSPPRSQQAADSENANMNAQNGCSRPNCSARSLLKSASISASKCVVVKNKKDSEEEPIAEHTDEGIDGLTQKVEALHA encoded by the exons ATGGGGAGTGGAGCACTGGTGGATGGCGTCCGTCGCTGGTTCCAACGCCGCACCTCTATCCCCACCTCCCTCGACTCCACTTCTACTGCTCCAGTCAACACTTGTATCCGTGGTGGAGATGCGTTCCTGACCGAAATTCACGCTCAACCACCCCCTTCCTTATCCGCACAacaacaacgacaacaacaaGAGGAAGAGCTCACGATTGTAGAGGATTTAGATATCTCAGGTTTGAAGCTCATCAAGGTCTCGAAACGAACCACTTCCAGATTCATCTTCATGGATCCCCACAAAAAG AGCACACTGGAGACGGAATTCTTCACAGAATATGGAGAGGCAAGCCGATACCAAGTTCAAGAAGTCATTGGCAAAGGAAGTTATGGTGTTGTTGGCTCTGCGGTTGACACCCATACTGGAGAAAAGGTTGCAATTAagaagattaatgatgtttttgagCATGTATCTGATGCCACACGCATTCTAAGAGAAATCAAGCTCCTTCGACTTCTTCGACATCCCGACATTGTAGAAATAAAGCATATTATGCTTCCCCCTTCTCGAAGAGAATTCAAAGATATCTACGTTGTTTTTGAGTTGATGGAATCTGATCTTCACCAAGTCATTAAGGCAAATGATGATCTTACTCCAGAGCACTATCAGTTCTTCTTGTACCAGCTTCTTCGTGGTTTAAAGTACATACATACAG CAAATGTGTTTCATCGAGATTTAAAGCCAAAAAACATCCTTGCTAATGCTGACTGCAAATTGAAGATCTGTGATTTTGGGCTTGCCCGTGTATCTTTCAATGATGCTCCGTCAGCTATTTTCTGGACT GACTATGTTGCAACTCGgtggtatcgtgctcctgaacttTGTGGCTCTTTCTTCTCAAAA TACACCCCTGCAATTGATACTTGGAGCATAGGGTGCATATTTGCAGAAATGCTCACGGGAAAACCACTGTTTCCTGGGAAAAATGTGGTGCATCAATTGGATCTTATGACTGATTTGCTTGGCACTCCTTCCCCTGAATCCATTGCAAGG ATTCGTAATGAAAAGGCAAGAAGATATCTGAGTAGCATGCGAAAAAAGCCACCAGTTCCATTTTCACAGAAGTTTCCTAATACAGATCCATTGGCTCTTCGCCTGCTGGAGCGCTTGCTTGCATTTGATCCTAAAGATCGTCCATCTGCTGAAGAG GCTTTGGCTGATCCTTACTTTCATGGTTTATCAAATGTGGATCGTGAACCTTCCACTCAACCCATTTCAAAACTTGAGTTTGAGTTTGAAAGGAGGAAATTAGCAAAGGATGATGTTAGAGAATTAATCTATCGAGAG ATTTTAGAGTATCATCCCCAGATGCTGCAGGAGTACATTCATGGTGCAGATCAAACTAGCTTTATGTACCCAAG TGGTGTGGATCGATTCAAGCGACAGTTTGCCCATCTTGAGGAGCATTACGGTAAAGGTGAAAGAAGCACTCCACTCCAAAGGCAGCATGCTTCCTTACCTAG GGAGCGGGTTTGTGCACCCAAGGATGAGACTGCTGATCAAAATGATGATTTGGCTGCACTTGCTCGTACAGCGCTTCAGAGCCCTCCTAGATCACAGCAGGCTGCAGATTCAGAAAATGCAAACATGAATGCACAGAATGGATGTAGCAGGCCAAACTGCAGTGCCCGTAGTCTACTGAAGAGTGCAAGCATAAGTGCTTCCAAGTGTGTTGTcgttaaaaataaaaaggattctGAG gAGGAGCCAATTGCTGAACACACTGATGAGGGGATTGATGGTTTGACCCAAAAGGTAGAAGCCCTTCACGCCTGA